A genomic segment from Micropterus dolomieu isolate WLL.071019.BEF.003 ecotype Adirondacks linkage group LG03, ASM2129224v1, whole genome shotgun sequence encodes:
- the LOC123968437 gene encoding ictacalcin-like, which translates to MLSSQIFLFPPLDLHKCSYNFANMPGLTNAMALLRATFDKYAGKEGDKETLTKTELSDLLKSEGLGGGAAKKEEVDKFFNALDNDKDGVVDFQEYVTFVAALTVICNQK; encoded by the exons ATGCTCTCTTCACAAATctttctcttccctcctcttgACCTACACAAGTGTTCATACAATTTTG CCAACATGCCAGGACTCACAAATGCAATGGCGCTCCTCAGGGCTACCTTTGATAAGTACGCTGGAAAAGAAGGAGACAAAGAGACTTTGACCAAGACAGAACTCTCTGATCTGCTCAAGAGTGAGGGTCTTGGAGGAGGA GCTGCAAAAAAAGAGGAAGTGGACAAATTCTTCAATGCGCTGGATAACGACAAGGATGGTGTCGTTGATTTCCAGGAGTATGTCACTTTTGTGGCAGCCCTCACCGTGATCTGCAATCAGAAATAA
- the s100w gene encoding S100 calcium binding protein W: MARLEQVITNIVDIFLEYADDGGKKRQLNKDEFKKVLQQEIQSPELKDKISADDIDEAIELMDKNHDGEVNFREFCRCVCVLAKCYYQKKTGKGGKRVKGKEEEGEQEE, encoded by the exons ATGGCTCGTCTGGAACAAGTCATCACGAACATTGTTGATATATTTCTGGAGTATGCTGATGATGGAGGCAAGAAACGCcaattaaacaaagatgagTTCAAGAAGGTCCTGCAGCAAGAAATACAAAGCCCTGAGTTAAAA GATAAAATCAGTGCAGATGACATTGATGAAGCCATTGAGTTGATGGATAAAAACCATGATGGCGAGGTCAACTTCCGAGAGTTttgccggtgtgtgtgtgtactggcCAAATGCTACTACCAGAAGAAGACGGGCAAGGGTGGCAAGAGAGTCAAgggcaaagaagaagaaggtgaacAAGAAGAGTGA